One window from the genome of Haloprofundus halobius encodes:
- a CDS encoding DEAD/DEAH box helicase encodes MRSYDLVDVEVTHESADNLLDSLSTETTNGNHLQSVQAVRLQAGQPDSELRSLKELDENSVKLLEHQVDAAYRALFEMDGKALLADEVGLGKTIEVGMILKEMHFRDTDESVLVLTPAQLAKQWQAELREKFGLDFVCNYDDEFEDFDAHDYIIASIDTAKSERHRETVLNRDWDVLVLDEAHYVKNEETDRYDLIDRLSYNYAFFLTATPIQNELTDLYNVVSLLRPGLFGTRDVFHHYFVNSNQETLVNREELHERLNRVMIRNRREDTDIDFTDRTIDTRTFEPTPEERELYRAVSEYVKGAYSQDQGQKLVLMLLQKEVVSSPAALKETIEKRLYEQSELTHADELETILDLIEEVETVTKQERLLEIVEEARDNVEMGRVIVFTQFRATQEQVLDRLAAEGYTVHAFHGGHSSSEKEQIVENFEEEGGILVSTDAMSEGRNLQFCNILVNMDLPWNPMRVEQRIGRVHRIGQKRDVYIFNMALKDTIEEYVLERLYHKIDLFKQSVGELSSILSRLEESGTSFEDEIFERLVNAGSEIDLENDFDAMAVDLQEQRDLASKLEEFNSGVFEGFDLGASDD; translated from the coding sequence ATGAGAAGTTACGACCTCGTTGATGTTGAGGTTACGCATGAGTCTGCGGACAATCTTCTCGACTCTTTGTCTACGGAGACTACCAATGGTAATCATCTTCAGAGTGTGCAGGCCGTCCGTCTTCAAGCTGGCCAGCCAGACTCTGAACTCCGGTCGCTGAAAGAGTTGGACGAGAACTCGGTCAAGCTACTCGAACATCAAGTGGACGCCGCGTATCGGGCCCTTTTCGAGATGGACGGAAAGGCGCTTCTCGCTGACGAGGTCGGACTCGGAAAGACCATCGAGGTCGGGATGATTCTCAAGGAGATGCACTTTCGAGATACGGACGAGTCCGTCCTCGTACTCACTCCGGCACAGTTGGCCAAACAGTGGCAGGCAGAACTCCGTGAGAAATTTGGTCTCGACTTCGTCTGCAACTATGACGACGAGTTTGAAGATTTCGACGCTCACGACTACATTATTGCGAGCATCGACACTGCGAAGAGCGAGAGACACCGTGAGACGGTTCTCAACCGTGACTGGGACGTGCTGGTACTCGACGAGGCACACTACGTCAAGAATGAAGAGACAGACCGCTACGACCTCATCGACCGACTCTCGTACAACTACGCATTCTTCCTAACGGCAACGCCAATCCAAAACGAGTTGACAGACCTCTATAACGTCGTCTCTCTGCTTCGCCCCGGACTGTTCGGCACGCGGGATGTGTTCCACCACTACTTCGTGAACAGTAATCAGGAGACGCTCGTGAATCGAGAGGAACTGCACGAACGGCTGAACAGGGTGATGATTCGGAACCGGCGTGAAGACACGGACATCGATTTTACAGATCGCACCATCGATACACGAACGTTTGAGCCAACACCCGAGGAACGCGAGCTATATCGGGCGGTCTCTGAGTACGTTAAAGGTGCCTACAGCCAGGACCAGGGCCAGAAATTGGTGTTAATGCTTCTTCAGAAGGAGGTTGTCAGCAGCCCGGCAGCGCTCAAGGAGACTATCGAGAAGCGTCTCTACGAACAATCCGAACTCACACACGCCGACGAACTGGAAACCATCTTAGACCTAATCGAAGAGGTTGAAACGGTCACGAAACAGGAACGACTGTTGGAAATCGTCGAAGAGGCTCGTGACAACGTTGAAATGGGCAGGGTTATCGTCTTTACCCAGTTCCGAGCGACTCAAGAGCAGGTGCTTGACCGACTCGCCGCAGAAGGATACACCGTACATGCATTCCACGGCGGTCACTCAAGCAGTGAGAAGGAACAGATTGTGGAGAATTTTGAAGAAGAGGGTGGAATCCTTGTTTCGACCGACGCGATGAGCGAGGGGCGTAATCTCCAGTTCTGTAACATCCTAGTGAACATGGATTTACCATGGAACCCAATGCGAGTCGAACAGCGCATCGGGCGTGTTCACCGGATTGGACAGAAACGGGACGTGTACATCTTCAATATGGCTCTGAAAGATACTATCGAAGAATACGTGCTGGAACGACTCTACCACAAAATAGACCTCTTCAAACAGAGTGTCGGTGAACTGAGTTCGATTCTGAGTCGATTAGAAGAGTCCGGAACAAGCTTCGAAGACGAGATCTTCGAACGTCTCGTGAACGCTGGCTCCGAAATCGACTTGGAAAACGATTTCGACGCGATGGCAGTTGATCTGCAGGAGCAACGGGACCTCGCCAGCAAACTGGAAGAATTCAACAGCGGCGTCTTCGAAGGCTTCGATTTGGGGGCCAGCGATGACTGA
- a CDS encoding DUF499 domain-containing protein, with the protein MAQTGSLSNTLEDTVTLSRELREEGQIDGQVKLYNVDDDDEFESDAKLFFERTLMTQGLREAFSILRDSLTGDDPRGTHILYGPYGSGKSHQMVALYHCFDDPDAAGTWAESSVKGFDEALPESATPITVAMQNEQYEYLWEPFFEALDFNPGTFESGGYPDMQTIQKAVGDETVAFFVDELEDWFDTLQGDRKSANKAFLQALLESTALSNLELYTIVSVLREGSEVHDILNREQAVEVNMNNQVDKREVLRHRLIDSVDENAAREIVNGYFDAYDQAEGHVNLPDDLLSEMHDLYPFHPVLLDALETRYYADEGNQNTRGMIYLFSKVLLEMRDQTDLITHGDIDAIDFEDELAKINYERLNAATGDIKNRIDTDDVPHGRRILNTILLYSLKPSEGEGAEVSEIVMGAYQTGDLVSDVVLNLERLHGVAWHLHKLNGKYAIRDRQNPNALIRNAAVDVSETSAKAEIADFITDIFGSNTYPVGFRTNDLRDIPDDRDVKVVVRDSRWTQEEVKKVITNDGRGREWRNTLVFVQPSGDKAIESGTRYIDKARYIEGARQVLADESLDDEIRTSIREMKEQEENELREELQLLYGEVLDGDDLLNEFDLAAPMDLDVFVLDEAELDASNIADSAAADPFDLQSHVWDIAKDLLKRRGEISVEDIYEQFLRDPELPIPGSANDVLNATVKALDGKPVLARDTGGFRDDLSGSSLDTVIVRQDDVNVWGVDDVEQELGQRFGSGTTALDIGDFELELVEDGEIWIDGDSHDVVMRAIGRLAREEQYVIVKGNEILEKPQSDATLRDVGGAEVVGVSSLVDRIETHIDEDGYANLDTILGEIRADEAVFLPPDETESVAREAVNEFLIDDYVLEAGGRYLESLGDRDPTTVKIVPTVPDRIGDQILEYIEDLDPGDQFTVNKVTDRFDDSVTEYMVRTFLLENIGKDEEPEYVVNTTGSDKASDWVPGYPFRKADTEAETWRFEYNGDDVAAMRSKWRNNHQTGSVEYGDVTFMLPEREGVPGALQGTADVERTQVSLTLRSEQDYTKVQDLFERMPDEASSLKIEISFQK; encoded by the coding sequence ATGGCACAGACAGGATCTTTGTCGAATACTCTCGAAGACACGGTCACCCTCAGCCGTGAGCTCCGCGAAGAGGGGCAGATCGACGGGCAAGTAAAGCTCTATAACGTCGACGACGACGACGAATTCGAGTCTGACGCGAAGCTCTTCTTCGAGCGAACGCTGATGACACAGGGGCTCAGAGAAGCGTTCTCAATTCTTCGTGATTCACTAACTGGTGACGACCCACGGGGAACGCACATTCTCTACGGACCGTACGGTAGTGGTAAGTCCCACCAGATGGTGGCGCTGTACCACTGTTTCGACGACCCCGATGCCGCCGGCACGTGGGCCGAGAGTTCAGTCAAGGGATTCGACGAGGCGCTTCCAGAGTCGGCGACGCCGATTACGGTCGCTATGCAGAACGAGCAGTACGAGTATCTCTGGGAACCGTTCTTCGAGGCACTCGATTTCAATCCCGGGACGTTCGAGTCAGGTGGCTACCCGGACATGCAGACGATTCAGAAGGCCGTCGGCGACGAGACGGTTGCGTTCTTTGTTGACGAGCTGGAGGACTGGTTCGACACGCTCCAAGGTGACCGAAAGAGCGCGAACAAAGCGTTCCTTCAGGCACTTCTCGAATCGACCGCGCTCTCGAACCTCGAACTCTACACTATCGTCTCCGTCCTCCGTGAGGGGTCCGAGGTTCACGATATTCTGAACCGCGAACAAGCGGTCGAGGTCAACATGAACAACCAGGTGGACAAACGGGAAGTCCTTCGACACCGCCTGATTGACTCCGTAGACGAGAACGCTGCCCGTGAGATCGTCAACGGATACTTCGACGCCTATGATCAAGCGGAGGGCCACGTTAATCTGCCCGACGATTTGCTGTCGGAGATGCACGATCTCTATCCGTTCCATCCCGTGCTCTTGGATGCGCTCGAAACGCGGTACTACGCCGACGAAGGGAACCAAAACACCCGCGGGATGATTTACCTCTTCTCGAAGGTTCTTCTGGAGATGCGGGATCAGACGGACCTGATCACCCACGGAGATATCGATGCCATCGATTTCGAGGACGAGCTGGCAAAAATCAACTACGAACGACTGAACGCCGCCACCGGTGACATCAAGAACCGTATCGACACGGATGACGTCCCCCATGGTCGCCGCATCCTGAACACCATCCTGCTGTATTCCCTGAAACCCAGCGAGGGCGAAGGCGCAGAGGTTTCAGAGATCGTTATGGGTGCTTACCAGACGGGTGACCTCGTCTCCGACGTCGTCCTCAACCTCGAACGGCTGCACGGAGTCGCGTGGCATCTCCACAAACTCAACGGGAAGTACGCTATCCGCGACCGACAGAACCCGAACGCCCTCATCCGGAACGCAGCTGTAGATGTTTCGGAAACGTCGGCGAAGGCCGAAATCGCGGACTTCATTACCGACATCTTTGGCTCGAACACGTACCCTGTCGGCTTCCGAACGAACGATCTCCGGGATATCCCTGACGACCGCGACGTGAAGGTCGTCGTGAGGGACAGCCGGTGGACGCAGGAGGAAGTAAAGAAAGTTATCACGAACGACGGACGTGGACGCGAGTGGCGGAACACGCTCGTATTCGTTCAACCCTCGGGCGACAAAGCCATCGAGTCCGGCACACGGTACATCGACAAGGCACGGTATATCGAGGGAGCACGGCAGGTACTCGCGGACGAGTCCCTCGACGACGAGATTCGTACGTCGATACGGGAGATGAAGGAGCAGGAAGAGAACGAACTCCGTGAAGAGCTTCAGTTGCTCTACGGCGAAGTGCTCGACGGCGACGACCTGCTCAACGAGTTCGATCTCGCAGCCCCGATGGACCTCGACGTCTTCGTTCTCGACGAGGCGGAACTCGACGCCTCGAACATTGCGGACTCCGCGGCCGCCGACCCATTCGACCTCCAGTCGCACGTCTGGGACATCGCCAAGGACCTTCTGAAGCGACGGGGCGAAATTTCTGTGGAGGACATCTACGAGCAGTTCCTCCGTGACCCAGAACTCCCAATTCCCGGCAGCGCGAACGATGTGTTGAACGCGACGGTCAAGGCGCTTGACGGTAAGCCGGTGCTCGCACGTGACACGGGCGGGTTCCGAGACGACCTCTCCGGAAGCTCGCTTGATACCGTCATTGTCCGGCAAGACGACGTGAACGTGTGGGGCGTCGATGATGTCGAACAGGAACTCGGCCAGCGCTTCGGGAGTGGAACGACCGCGCTCGATATCGGTGACTTCGAGCTGGAGCTAGTCGAAGACGGTGAAATATGGATTGACGGCGACAGCCACGACGTCGTGATGCGTGCCATCGGCCGGCTTGCTCGTGAGGAGCAGTACGTCATCGTGAAGGGGAACGAGATTCTTGAAAAGCCACAGTCTGACGCGACGCTCCGCGATGTCGGCGGTGCGGAGGTCGTCGGTGTATCATCTCTCGTCGACCGCATCGAGACCCACATCGACGAGGATGGCTACGCGAACCTCGATACGATTCTCGGTGAGATTCGTGCGGATGAAGCGGTGTTCCTCCCACCGGACGAGACCGAGTCCGTCGCCCGCGAGGCGGTTAACGAATTCCTCATAGACGATTACGTGCTGGAAGCCGGCGGTCGGTACCTTGAGTCACTCGGCGACCGTGACCCGACGACGGTGAAGATCGTCCCGACAGTTCCCGACCGAATCGGCGACCAGATTCTGGAGTACATCGAGGACCTGGATCCGGGCGACCAGTTCACCGTCAACAAGGTCACCGACCGCTTCGACGACAGCGTTACCGAGTACATGGTGCGGACGTTCTTGTTGGAGAATATCGGGAAGGACGAGGAACCGGAATACGTGGTCAACACGACCGGGTCGGACAAGGCCTCGGACTGGGTGCCCGGCTACCCATTCCGGAAAGCCGACACGGAGGCGGAAACGTGGCGCTTCGAGTACAACGGCGACGATGTCGCCGCGATGCGGAGCAAGTGGCGGAACAACCACCAGACGGGGAGCGTCGAATACGGTGATGTCACCTTTATGCTGCCCGAACGGGAGGGTGTTCCCGGTGCTCTTCAGGGAACCGCCGACGTCGAGCGCACGCAGGTCAGCTTGACGTTGCGGTCCGAGCAGGACTACACGAAAGTGCAGGACCTGTTCGAGCGGATGCCCGACGAGGCGTCGAGCCTGAAGATCGAAATCAGCTTCCAGAAGTAA
- a CDS encoding DUF262 domain-containing protein: protein MLSATHSVAMEFDDNGSASLVEKLMYNDKDLTRTETDRLKVWPIETDQDAFIDVMTLSDPESEHAELDGDDNLEECFRYFRDEICEWAESGEESPEEHLDALVTTMWHLLRVVVIDLESNDDAQVIFETLNARGTPLLAADLIKNYLFREASVQHNDPGDLHDKYWKQFDEDDWRVDVSQGRLDRPKIDVFIMHWLTMEMSQQVRAKKLFPAFRKYLDRTDNSVEEIVKDIDYYASIYETISEPDRGSREEIFFHRLDILDTTTPYPVLLWIFGHEDIPKEQRVKAVEAIESWLMRRMLSRLTSKNYNKIFIELLDELKERDDEPVGDVVVEFFRSKEGESDYWSGDEKLTDSMVSMEYWAVINQRRLKMVFAAIERELRNTGYSETVEFTQDLEIEHILPQKWSTHWSLPDERPAEVERIERDEAKNRIGNLTILTDKLNPSISNAAWDDKREAIQEHTVLRLNKHLVTNWSDEWNEETIAERGEWLSKKASEVWPSPESEYW from the coding sequence TTGTTGTCGGCCACACATTCCGTAGCGATGGAGTTCGACGACAACGGGTCGGCGTCCTTGGTCGAGAAGCTGATGTACAACGACAAGGACCTCACGAGGACGGAGACAGACCGGCTGAAGGTCTGGCCCATCGAAACCGATCAGGACGCGTTCATCGACGTTATGACGCTCTCTGACCCTGAGTCTGAGCACGCAGAACTCGACGGCGACGACAACCTGGAGGAGTGCTTCCGGTACTTCAGGGACGAAATCTGTGAGTGGGCGGAGTCCGGGGAAGAATCTCCCGAAGAACATCTCGACGCGCTCGTCACGACGATGTGGCACCTGCTCCGCGTCGTCGTCATTGACCTCGAATCCAACGACGACGCACAGGTGATCTTCGAGACGCTGAACGCCCGCGGGACGCCCCTACTCGCCGCCGACCTGATCAAGAACTACCTCTTCCGAGAGGCATCCGTTCAACACAACGACCCCGGTGATCTGCACGACAAGTACTGGAAGCAGTTCGACGAGGACGATTGGCGCGTCGATGTCTCGCAAGGACGGCTGGACCGCCCGAAGATAGACGTGTTCATCATGCACTGGCTCACGATGGAGATGAGCCAACAGGTCCGAGCGAAGAAGCTCTTCCCGGCGTTCCGGAAATACCTCGACAGGACCGACAACTCCGTTGAGGAGATCGTCAAAGACATCGACTACTACGCGTCCATCTATGAGACCATCTCCGAGCCAGACCGTGGGTCTCGGGAGGAAATCTTCTTCCACCGGCTGGACATCCTCGACACAACGACGCCGTATCCAGTTCTCCTCTGGATCTTCGGCCACGAGGACATCCCGAAGGAGCAGCGCGTGAAAGCCGTCGAAGCAATCGAGAGTTGGCTGATGCGTCGGATGCTCTCCAGACTGACGTCGAAGAACTACAACAAGATCTTCATCGAACTACTGGACGAACTCAAGGAGCGAGACGACGAGCCCGTCGGCGACGTCGTCGTCGAGTTCTTCCGAAGTAAAGAGGGTGAGAGCGACTACTGGTCCGGCGACGAGAAACTGACGGACTCGATGGTCAGTATGGAGTACTGGGCCGTCATCAACCAGCGACGCCTCAAGATGGTGTTCGCAGCCATCGAACGTGAGTTACGGAACACCGGCTACAGCGAGACGGTGGAGTTCACGCAGGACCTAGAGATCGAACACATCCTTCCGCAGAAGTGGTCCACACACTGGTCGCTCCCCGATGAACGCCCGGCCGAAGTCGAACGAATCGAGCGCGACGAGGCGAAGAACCGGATCGGGAACCTGACGATTCTCACCGACAAGCTGAACCCTTCTATTTCGAATGCAGCATGGGACGACAAGCGTGAAGCGATTCAGGAACACACCGTCCTACGTCTGAACAAGCACCTGGTCACGAATTGGTCTGACGAGTGGAACGAGGAGACGATTGCCGAACGTGGCGAGTGGCTTTCTAAGAAAGCGAGCGAGGTCTGGCCGAGTCCAGAGTCTGAGTACTGGTGA
- a CDS encoding DUF262 domain-containing protein: MKADTLDLKDIFRKDTRYVVPRFQRPYVWKEEEHWQPLWEDLQLVVNDLMDRQADADTDLKRQEAQQDTSPHFLGAIVLDQQSTPTQKLRHVRLSTGNSG; encoded by the coding sequence ATGAAAGCGGATACGCTCGATCTGAAGGATATCTTTCGGAAGGACACCCGGTACGTCGTTCCACGATTCCAGCGGCCGTATGTGTGGAAGGAGGAGGAACACTGGCAGCCCCTGTGGGAGGACCTCCAGCTCGTCGTGAACGATTTGATGGACCGACAGGCGGATGCGGATACCGATCTCAAACGCCAGGAGGCCCAACAGGACACCTCTCCGCATTTCTTGGGTGCCATCGTCCTCGACCAGCAATCGACGCCGACGCAAAAGCTGAGACACGTGAGATTATCGACGGGCAACAGCGGCTGA
- a CDS encoding AAA family ATPase, translating to MPISVPFVNRKEELGKLRNSLQTDTMDFHVLVGPSGSGKSALLDRFQKQCQEDGVRTVRHDIGEPKSEAAFIYRLLEKWDQALPSSNWDSIKERVKSANTEPLVQVAKFADPAVGTGARIINAALSGAVEDESLSNATDEVDFLINVLETSPDERVVIIIDQFDERRLSESVSQDLGRVFREIARKSPANIVWCIGSDHEFGKSEDQVTHLRVGPLDSAAIEELLDKTGTYLGEAETDGGQTKNTASFVTEITNFEGPNLTKEGLIDEIKTRTKGHPFMLVLFLQTVRDEDVSYAIRDLPISHRKVRNHLEGRLLDRLEPQEEDLMRDVCVLEQFDAKLAAHLSGNTVAEARQILTNLKERSIIRDVESIPGKHTFRTHDLIREYLQGDIMGARERQSRYIAIAVFSSRLYELINQSTEEEVAGPEIDSLREYVKLHFEKVLTNEEAASVVSSVYSACKDLNYIQQTDVENGLKHCYSIQNSVTLPDAIESISK from the coding sequence GTGCCAATCTCTGTCCCCTTCGTCAATCGGAAAGAAGAGCTTGGAAAGTTACGAAACAGTTTACAAACCGACACTATGGACTTCCACGTTCTAGTCGGTCCAAGTGGATCAGGCAAGTCGGCACTCTTGGATCGGTTTCAGAAGCAATGTCAGGAAGACGGAGTACGTACCGTTCGTCACGATATTGGCGAACCGAAGTCAGAAGCTGCGTTCATTTATCGACTCTTGGAAAAGTGGGATCAGGCATTACCAAGCTCGAATTGGGATTCAATCAAAGAACGTGTCAAGAGTGCAAATACGGAACCGTTGGTTCAGGTTGCAAAGTTCGCTGACCCTGCCGTAGGTACTGGTGCCCGGATAATCAATGCAGCTCTGTCTGGGGCGGTAGAAGATGAAAGCCTGAGCAATGCTACTGATGAAGTAGACTTTCTCATTAATGTACTTGAAACCAGCCCAGATGAGAGAGTAGTAATTATTATTGACCAGTTTGATGAGCGCCGTCTGTCTGAATCAGTCTCACAGGATCTTGGTCGGGTATTCAGAGAGATTGCACGGAAGTCACCCGCGAACATTGTCTGGTGTATCGGATCCGATCACGAGTTCGGCAAGTCCGAAGATCAGGTAACTCATCTGCGGGTTGGGCCGCTGGACAGCGCAGCGATAGAGGAACTCCTTGACAAAACGGGCACTTATCTTGGAGAAGCAGAGACTGATGGCGGTCAGACTAAAAACACTGCCAGTTTTGTGACCGAGATCACGAATTTCGAAGGGCCAAATCTGACAAAGGAGGGATTGATTGACGAAATAAAAACGAGAACAAAAGGACATCCGTTTATGCTTGTTCTCTTTTTACAAACAGTTCGGGATGAAGATGTCTCCTATGCGATTCGAGACCTCCCAATAAGCCATCGGAAAGTTCGGAATCATTTGGAAGGTCGGTTGTTAGACCGTTTAGAACCTCAGGAGGAGGATCTTATGCGGGATGTTTGTGTTTTGGAACAGTTTGACGCGAAGTTGGCAGCTCATCTCTCGGGGAATACGGTCGCAGAAGCGAGACAAATCTTGACGAATCTGAAGGAGCGATCCATTATCAGAGATGTAGAGAGTATTCCTGGTAAGCATACATTCAGAACGCACGACCTAATTCGTGAATATCTGCAAGGCGATATAATGGGTGCCAGAGAACGTCAGAGCAGATATATTGCGATTGCAGTGTTCTCATCAAGGCTATATGAACTAATAAACCAAAGCACAGAGGAGGAGGTCGCGGGTCCCGAAATAGATTCCTTGCGTGAATATGTCAAACTCCACTTTGAGAAGGTCCTCACCAATGAAGAAGCGGCTTCTGTGGTGAGTTCGGTGTACTCTGCTTGTAAGGACCTGAACTACATACAACAAACAGACGTAGAGAACGGGCTCAAACACTGTTACTCAATTCAGAATTCAGTGACTCTCCCAGACGCGATTGAGAGTATTTCAAAATAG
- a CDS encoding DUF1156 domain-containing protein: MTDSSGGKQITERQTLPIEKGFPIERINEIAEKEGRAKMYYRPIYTMHKWWARRLGCVFRAISLYTLLDDPEKVSVFEPGHEGGTLAGWGEDADVESDFDVASLLERVDITDPESLWELYPKDVCVEDKKILDPFMGGGTSLVEASRFGAEVVGNDLNPVAWFVTKKELEAGQTDVEELEEAFEQVKEDVADEITQYYKTPCPNGDHDADVMYNFWVKELDCVSCGHTVPLFNDFRIATGRYAHDDEDVVVCPDCDEVVHVDDYREESSCGNCGFRWIPKEGNTSRGGKYTCTECGQKYGIVDAISEQGGYDLRLYAVEYYCPVCDSDGKDKDEYKSYKAVTSGDIEKLNHAREEWEDRRELRNYVPSEKIPEGAITAASSVSGNDVFQHKYENWTDMFNPRQLLVLSTLLQSIEKIENDNIREFLLLTFSESLNYNTMMNVYNPNYNKNTNIFKNNSFSPPTEPIENNLWGTKFGTGTFSSMYDMVKKGVEYAAAPTERYVKDGETIETEEFSTPVGNKSTLHQGDMRHLDYENEFDAVITDPPYYDNIIYSEVSDYFYVWQKILLEDKYAGFDQDRTPREESIVTNPYLEKTAEDFESELGQAFSVIKRALKEDGSLAFTYHHSDSESWGELLESLCNVGFEVTATYPISADINKFIGGEAVSFDIVVVARPIDDTEPASWKSLRRDIYRTARRTRQQLEENRDLSRGDIGVMEMGACFREYSKHHGKVQRGGEIMSAKEVVEEIYGIIQEASDIGVEDVFIDLLDTPNPSFDDVNKLCRGTNAKPEELKEMCLYNQDDGFELGTWDNEKRQAYIQERVNGDGGDHLSNLDKLQFLRYRYEKGQAVQNYVEKWDVDDDMRELAGRLADVTGDDTYTRVLGDRDITSY; this comes from the coding sequence ATGACGGATAGCTCTGGAGGGAAGCAGATCACAGAGCGTCAAACCCTCCCAATCGAGAAGGGATTTCCTATTGAGCGAATAAACGAGATTGCCGAGAAGGAAGGTCGGGCGAAGATGTACTACCGCCCCATCTACACGATGCACAAGTGGTGGGCGCGACGCCTCGGCTGTGTATTCCGTGCTATATCTCTCTATACACTACTTGACGACCCAGAGAAAGTCTCGGTGTTTGAGCCCGGTCACGAGGGAGGAACTCTCGCTGGTTGGGGTGAGGACGCCGATGTTGAGTCAGATTTCGACGTTGCGTCGCTACTCGAACGTGTGGACATAACCGACCCAGAGAGTCTCTGGGAACTCTATCCGAAGGACGTCTGCGTTGAGGACAAGAAGATCCTCGACCCGTTCATGGGCGGTGGCACGTCGCTCGTTGAGGCGTCACGCTTCGGCGCGGAAGTTGTCGGCAACGACCTGAACCCAGTCGCGTGGTTCGTCACGAAGAAGGAACTCGAAGCGGGACAGACCGACGTCGAGGAGCTTGAGGAAGCCTTCGAACAGGTGAAAGAGGACGTCGCCGACGAGATTACGCAGTACTACAAAACGCCTTGTCCGAACGGTGACCACGACGCTGACGTAATGTACAACTTCTGGGTGAAGGAGTTGGACTGCGTCTCCTGCGGTCATACTGTTCCGCTGTTCAATGATTTCCGGATTGCAACCGGAAGATATGCACACGATGATGAGGATGTGGTAGTCTGCCCCGATTGTGATGAGGTAGTCCACGTAGACGACTACAGAGAAGAATCTTCCTGTGGTAACTGTGGATTTAGATGGATCCCGAAGGAAGGTAATACGAGTCGGGGAGGAAAATATACCTGCACTGAATGTGGCCAAAAGTACGGAATTGTCGATGCCATATCAGAGCAAGGTGGATATGACCTCCGTCTATATGCTGTTGAATACTACTGTCCAGTCTGCGATTCTGATGGTAAAGACAAGGACGAGTATAAATCGTACAAAGCCGTTACATCGGGTGACATTGAGAAATTAAACCACGCTCGGGAAGAATGGGAAGATCGACGCGAACTCCGTAACTACGTTCCATCTGAAAAAATCCCAGAAGGTGCAATTACTGCGGCTTCATCCGTGTCCGGAAACGACGTGTTCCAGCATAAATACGAAAACTGGACCGATATGTTCAACCCTCGTCAATTATTGGTACTCAGTACGTTACTCCAGTCAATCGAGAAAATCGAGAATGACAATATACGAGAGTTTCTGCTACTCACCTTTTCTGAATCCCTCAACTATAACACCATGATGAATGTTTATAATCCAAATTACAACAAGAATACAAATATATTTAAAAACAATTCATTTTCTCCCCCAACCGAACCCATAGAAAACAACCTATGGGGAACAAAGTTCGGGACTGGTACATTCAGTTCCATGTACGACATGGTAAAGAAAGGTGTTGAGTATGCAGCTGCTCCGACTGAGCGGTATGTGAAAGATGGAGAGACTATCGAGACAGAGGAATTCTCTACACCAGTTGGAAACAAATCAACACTCCATCAAGGAGATATGCGACATCTTGATTACGAAAATGAATTTGATGCTGTTATTACTGACCCACCTTACTACGATAACATCATCTACTCAGAAGTTTCAGATTACTTCTATGTTTGGCAGAAAATTCTGCTGGAGGACAAGTACGCCGGATTTGACCAAGACAGAACACCCCGCGAAGAGTCGATTGTCACGAATCCATACTTGGAAAAAACCGCGGAAGATTTCGAATCCGAGCTTGGCCAAGCGTTCTCTGTTATTAAGCGTGCGCTCAAGGAAGACGGATCGCTTGCGTTCACATACCACCACAGCGACTCTGAATCGTGGGGTGAACTCCTCGAATCCCTCTGTAACGTCGGGTTTGAGGTAACAGCGACGTATCCAATTAGTGCAGACATTAACAAATTCATCGGTGGCGAAGCCGTCTCATTCGACATCGTCGTCGTCGCTCGTCCCATTGACGACACCGAGCCTGCCTCGTGGAAATCGCTCCGCCGCGACATTTACCGCACGGCTCGACGCACTCGCCAGCAACTCGAAGAGAACCGCGACCTCTCCCGCGGCGACATTGGCGTGATGGAGATGGGTGCGTGTTTCCGCGAGTACTCGAAGCACCACGGGAAGGTGCAGCGTGGCGGCGAGATTATGTCCGCGAAGGAGGTCGTCGAGGAGATCTACGGCATCATTCAGGAAGCCAGTGACATCGGCGTTGAGGACGTGTTCATCGACCTGCTCGACACGCCGAATCCCTCGTTCGACGACGTCAACAAGCTCTGCCGCGGGACCAACGCCAAGCCTGAGGAGCTCAAGGAGATGTGCCTGTACAACCAGGACGACGGCTTCGAACTCGGCACTTGGGACAACGAGAAACGCCAGGCGTACATTCAGGAGCGCGTCAACGGCGACGGCGGCGACCACCTCTCGAACCTGGATAAACTCCAGTTCCTCCGGTACCGCTACGAGAAGGGCCAGGCGGTCCAGAACTACGTCGAGAAGTGGGACGTCGACGACGACATGCGCGAGCTCGCCGGTCGGCTCGCGGACGTGACCGGCGACGACACGTACACGCGTGTGCTGGGTGATCGGGACATTACAAGCTACTGA